In Deltaproteobacteria bacterium, one DNA window encodes the following:
- a CDS encoding sigma-54-dependent Fis family transcriptional regulator, whose translation MTLLMQHQSTETHNGSLSARSRKTTVASLNARTHKLTPRILVVDDDDLARRQLERQYRFSEYDVVGVDSAEAALTRLEKDDDIDLVVTDLRLPGLSGIDLTERIAKRSPDIPIIARTGYADVETAVQVLKLGATDYIVKPVTPDAIQESTRAVLEKVWPFIEIRHLRRTLKDRYDFGGMLSKTPEMHRVFEIIHMVSTTDVTVLVEGETGTGKELVATAIHHHSTRQKGPFITINCAGVPESLLESELFGYERGAFTGAEQSRPGKIELAHGGTLFLDEIESMSLAMQAKLLLVLQDRKVQRLGNGQRKPIDMRVIAASNVPLEDLVAQGQMRSDFYYRIKVVPIRLLPLRQRRDDVPLLVQDFLRHHPVARQKRINKVAPRAMHQLFHYAWPGNVRELQNVLERALVLTNGNMIEEVDLPQMEIATAASIPATPIALPLREWLNEQEKYYLTRQLELCKGRISRTAAQCGVDTKTLYRKMRSYGLDKRTFHDNGGEVETAEEHES comes from the coding sequence GTGACATTACTTATGCAACATCAGTCAACCGAGACTCACAACGGTTCGCTCTCTGCACGATCACGAAAAACTACTGTCGCTAGCCTGAATGCGCGAACACATAAGTTGACCCCTCGCATTTTGGTCGTCGATGATGACGATTTGGCGCGTCGACAACTGGAACGGCAGTATCGGTTCTCTGAGTACGACGTTGTGGGCGTTGATTCGGCAGAAGCTGCACTCACCCGTCTTGAGAAGGACGACGATATAGACTTGGTCGTGACTGATCTGCGTCTCCCCGGACTCAGTGGTATCGACTTGACCGAGCGGATCGCGAAACGCTCGCCAGATATCCCGATTATTGCCCGTACTGGATATGCTGACGTTGAGACTGCCGTGCAAGTGCTCAAACTCGGGGCTACAGACTACATTGTCAAGCCGGTGACGCCAGATGCGATCCAAGAATCGACGCGTGCCGTTTTAGAAAAGGTCTGGCCATTTATTGAGATTCGTCATCTCCGCCGGACGTTGAAAGACCGTTACGATTTTGGTGGCATGCTGAGTAAGACCCCAGAAATGCATCGGGTCTTTGAAATCATCCATATGGTGTCAACAACCGATGTGACGGTGTTGGTGGAAGGAGAGACCGGAACCGGTAAAGAACTTGTCGCTACCGCCATTCACCATCACAGCACGCGACAAAAGGGCCCCTTTATTACCATTAATTGCGCTGGGGTGCCAGAATCACTCCTTGAGAGTGAATTGTTTGGTTACGAGCGTGGTGCGTTTACCGGTGCCGAACAATCTCGCCCAGGAAAGATCGAACTCGCCCATGGCGGCACGCTCTTTCTCGATGAAATCGAAAGTATGTCGCTGGCGATGCAGGCGAAGCTGCTGTTGGTGTTGCAAGACCGCAAGGTACAACGGTTGGGTAATGGCCAGCGAAAACCCATCGATATGCGCGTAATTGCCGCCAGTAACGTCCCGCTGGAAGACTTGGTAGCGCAGGGCCAGATGCGCAGTGACTTTTATTACCGGATCAAAGTCGTGCCCATCCGCTTATTGCCATTACGGCAACGCCGCGATGATGTGCCGTTGCTCGTCCAAGATTTCCTCCGGCATCACCCTGTGGCTCGACAAAAGCGCATTAATAAAGTGGCTCCGCGAGCGATGCATCAGTTGTTTCATTATGCCTGGCCGGGCAATGTGCGGGAGCTGCAAAACGTGTTGGAGCGAGCGCTTGTCCTGACCAATGGTAACATGATCGAGGAAGTGGACCTGCCGCAGATGGAGATTGCTACCGCTGCAAGCATTCCTGCGACTCCGATTGCTCTACCGTTACGGGAATGGCTCAACGAACAAGAAAAGTACTATCTGACCCGACAGCTGGAACTCTGCAAAGGCAGAATCAGTCGGACCGCAGCACAGTGTGGAGTGGATACCAAGACCCTCTACCGCAAGATGCGCTCCTATGGACTTGATAAGCGCACTTTTCACGACAATGGGGGCGAGGTGGAGACTGCAGAAGAACACGAATCGTAG
- a CDS encoding MoaD/ThiS family protein produces MMQINVKLFANLRKNLPPGSSGGKATLTLEDGATITSIINQLNIPLELAQMVLVNGEQTREFAQPLKDGDAVSIFPPVAGG; encoded by the coding sequence ATGATGCAGATCAACGTCAAACTCTTCGCTAACCTGCGAAAGAACTTGCCACCGGGTTCGTCTGGTGGCAAAGCCACGCTCACACTCGAGGATGGTGCGACGATTACGAGCATCATCAACCAGCTCAACATTCCCCTCGAACTGGCGCAGATGGTGCTCGTGAATGGGGAGCAAACGCGGGAGTTTGCTCAGCCACTGAAGGATGGCGATGCAGTCAGTATTTTCCCACCCGTTGCAGGTGGGTAA